A region of Streptomyces halobius DNA encodes the following proteins:
- a CDS encoding AzlD domain-containing protein produces the protein MSVWIAISLTAVGCYLVKLLGLPAPAGLLERPLVKRLAALLPVALLAALTAQQAFSDGQHLPLDAEAAGVAAAAVALVLRAPFPLVVGAAVVVTAGVRALGG, from the coding sequence ATGAGCGTCTGGATCGCGATCAGCCTCACCGCCGTGGGCTGCTATCTGGTCAAACTCCTCGGCCTGCCGGCCCCCGCCGGCCTCCTGGAGCGCCCGCTCGTCAAGCGGCTGGCCGCGCTGCTCCCGGTGGCCCTGCTGGCCGCTCTCACCGCCCAGCAGGCGTTCAGCGACGGTCAGCATCTGCCGCTCGACGCCGAGGCCGCGGGTGTGGCCGCCGCAGCGGTCGCGCTGGTCCTGCGGGCACCGTTCCCCCTGGTCGTCGGCGCCGCGGTGGTGGTGACCGCCGGAGTGCGAGCCCTGGGCGGGTGA